The following proteins come from a genomic window of uncultured Fretibacterium sp.:
- a CDS encoding ABC transporter substrate-binding protein, producing the protein MRRLMLCAAVLLLFAASPVWGADTIKVGEIATVTGDFAAYGIAEVESVKIAVDEINAAGGVLGRKLEVVMYDCRTRQEDMVNAARRIVEQDKVVAVIGPSGSGLCIAAAPVFNRGRVPHLGTLPTNPLVTTDEAGKVRPYNFRICFLDPYQGRMMAYFAARDLKASRAAILYDVSSDYSQGQREFFVKGFEEFGGRIVADEGFRGEDVDFRSQLTNIKDSGADVLIFPFMGKSLPLAVKQARELGLKTVIVGGDGYGDFMWEVAGDALGDTYWVSHVDRYDPALKGFFDKYKERTGTECQEFMNAVMAYDCVYWLKDAIERAQSADPVKVRDALEQTANLELLHCTLTMDEFHNPKDKDGVMLRCDPEQRKALFFKKVRPE; encoded by the coding sequence GTGAGAAGGCTTATGTTGTGTGCGGCGGTGCTCTTGTTGTTCGCTGCCTCTCCCGTGTGGGGGGCGGACACGATCAAGGTGGGCGAGATCGCGACGGTGACGGGCGACTTCGCGGCCTACGGGATTGCGGAGGTGGAGTCCGTCAAGATCGCCGTGGATGAGATCAACGCGGCGGGCGGCGTCCTGGGCAGAAAGCTGGAGGTCGTCATGTACGACTGCCGCACCCGCCAGGAGGACATGGTCAACGCGGCGCGGCGGATCGTCGAGCAGGACAAGGTCGTGGCGGTTATCGGCCCCAGCGGCAGCGGGCTGTGTATCGCGGCGGCCCCCGTCTTCAACAGGGGCCGAGTCCCCCATCTCGGCACCCTGCCCACCAACCCCCTGGTCACCACGGACGAGGCCGGAAAGGTGCGCCCCTACAACTTCCGCATCTGCTTCCTGGATCCCTATCAAGGACGCATGATGGCCTACTTCGCCGCCAGGGACCTCAAGGCGTCCAGGGCCGCGATCCTCTACGACGTGTCGAGCGACTACTCCCAGGGCCAGCGCGAGTTCTTCGTGAAGGGCTTCGAGGAGTTTGGCGGCAGGATCGTCGCGGACGAGGGGTTCCGCGGCGAGGACGTGGACTTCCGCTCCCAGCTGACCAACATCAAGGACAGCGGCGCCGATGTCCTGATCTTCCCATTTATGGGCAAGTCCCTGCCCCTGGCCGTGAAGCAGGCCCGCGAGCTTGGGCTTAAAACCGTAATTGTAGGGGGCGACGGGTACGGCGACTTCATGTGGGAGGTCGCGGGCGACGCTCTGGGCGACACCTACTGGGTCAGCCACGTGGACCGCTACGACCCCGCACTGAAGGGCTTCTTCGATAAGTACAAGGAGAGGACGGGCACGGAGTGCCAGGAGTTCATGAACGCCGTCATGGCTTACGACTGCGTCTACTGGCTGAAGGACGCGATCGAGCGCGCCCAGTCGGCCGACCCCGTCAAGGTGCGCGACGCCCTGGAGCAGACGGCAAACCTCGAGCTGCTGCACTGCACCCTGACCATGGACGAGTTCCACAACCCCAAGGACAAGGACGGCGTCATGCTGAGGTGCGATCCCGAACAGAGGAAGGCGCTGTTCTTCAAGAAGGTACGTCCGGAGTAG
- a CDS encoding ABC transporter ATP-binding protein has product MRFGGVHAVRDMSFRIMDNALTGIIGPNGAGKTTVFNIVSGVYNPTAGSIWFRDQDITPMAAYQVNRLGIARTFQNLRLFGRSSVLENVMTAAQNRFRYSFREDLRGQLFPGYRPDPEYRYGFWESLLHTGRWAVVERNIRAKSLELLERVGLADRARQAAGTLPYGMQRRLEIARALALDPKLLLLDEPAAGMNPEEVFALNDLITGIHREFRLTTLVIEHHMDLIMRICPHIICVNFGAKIAEGSPEEIRNDPEVLGAYLGEGEGDDEADGKANEEAAS; this is encoded by the coding sequence ATGCGCTTCGGCGGGGTCCACGCCGTCCGGGACATGAGCTTCCGCATCATGGACAACGCCCTGACCGGCATCATCGGCCCCAACGGAGCCGGCAAGACGACGGTCTTCAACATCGTCTCCGGCGTCTACAACCCGACGGCGGGAAGCATCTGGTTCCGGGACCAGGACATCACGCCCATGGCGGCGTATCAGGTGAACCGGCTCGGCATAGCCCGAACCTTCCAGAACCTGAGGCTCTTCGGGCGCTCCTCGGTGCTGGAAAACGTCATGACCGCCGCACAGAACCGCTTCCGCTACTCCTTTCGGGAGGACCTGAGGGGACAGCTCTTCCCAGGCTACCGCCCCGACCCCGAGTACCGCTACGGCTTCTGGGAGTCCCTGCTCCACACCGGGCGCTGGGCCGTGGTTGAACGGAACATCCGCGCCAAGAGCCTGGAGCTTCTGGAGCGGGTGGGACTGGCGGACCGCGCCCGTCAGGCCGCGGGGACGTTGCCCTACGGGATGCAGCGGAGGCTCGAGATTGCACGCGCCCTGGCGCTGGACCCAAAGTTACTGCTGCTGGACGAGCCGGCGGCGGGGATGAACCCCGAGGAGGTATTTGCCCTGAACGACCTTATTACGGGCATCCATCGGGAGTTTCGCCTGACGACCCTGGTCATCGAGCACCACATGGACCTGATCATGAGGATCTGTCCACACATCATCTGCGTGAACTTCGGGGCCAAGATCGCGGAGGGCTCGCCCGAGGAGATCCGGAACGACCCCGAGGTACTCGGCGCCTATCTTGGTGAGGGTGAGGGCGACGACGAGGCGGACGGCAAGGCGAATGAGGAGGCGGCATCGTGA
- a CDS encoding cyclodeaminase/cyclohydrolase family protein produces MILTDMTVRAFSEKLASNAPAPGGGSAAALSGALGAALISMVCRLTQGKEKYAEFESLVMDTVTKSDELMNALLGGIQKDTNAFDGVIAAFGLPKGTDAEKAARTEAIQKAYKEAIVSPETTADDCLAVMRLAKSLLHKSNKNAASDLAVGAMQAFAGLSGALENVAINLPSIKDADYVAKKREWMKLVEDEGTKLLKEVREGVAKMIA; encoded by the coding sequence ATGATTTTGACGGACATGACGGTGAGGGCTTTTTCGGAGAAACTGGCGTCCAACGCCCCGGCCCCCGGAGGCGGGAGCGCGGCGGCCCTGTCGGGCGCGCTCGGCGCGGCGCTGATCTCCATGGTCTGCCGACTGACGCAGGGCAAAGAAAAGTACGCGGAGTTCGAGTCGCTGGTTATGGATACAGTGACCAAGTCCGACGAGCTGATGAACGCCCTTCTGGGGGGGATCCAGAAGGACACCAATGCCTTCGACGGCGTCATCGCCGCGTTTGGGCTTCCCAAGGGGACGGACGCGGAGAAGGCCGCACGGACCGAGGCTATCCAGAAGGCCTACAAGGAGGCGATCGTCTCCCCCGAGACGACTGCCGACGACTGCCTTGCCGTGATGCGTCTGGCCAAGAGCCTTCTGCATAAGAGCAACAAGAACGCGGCGAGCGACCTGGCCGTCGGGGCCATGCAGGCCTTCGCCGGGCTCTCCGGCGCGCTCGAAAACGTCGCGATCAACCTGCCCTCGATTAAGGACGCGGACTACGTGGCGAAGAAACGCGAGTGGATGAAGCTCGTCGAGGATGAGGGCACGAAACTCCTGAAGGAGGTTCGGGAGGGCGTCGCCAAGATGATCGCATAG
- a CDS encoding branched-chain amino acid ABC transporter permease, with the protein MGGYQEGIVILLCINCIAAMGVSLLTGFTGIFTLGHAAYMALGAYTAAILTVRYGVHWLPAIVAGGLIAVLVAWMIGMPTLRLTGDYYAIASIGLGEAIRLILENWQSFTRGARGFPGIDYYTTRGVAVAFFTVLTILTFNLINSRLGRELKASRDDRLAASLMGFNTAASRMKALLISAFYCGVSGALLGGYMNFIQPSMFDMMKSTELTAVVVFGGLGSMSGTLLGSAIVTSVMEYFRDISQYRMLIYGLLLVVIMVVRPEGLLGDREIWSFLPGAGSGRRG; encoded by the coding sequence CTGGGCGGGTATCAGGAGGGCATCGTCATCCTGCTCTGCATCAACTGCATCGCCGCCATGGGCGTGTCGCTCCTCACCGGCTTCACGGGGATCTTCACGCTGGGGCACGCAGCCTACATGGCGCTCGGGGCCTACACGGCCGCGATCCTGACCGTCAGGTACGGCGTCCACTGGCTGCCCGCCATCGTCGCGGGCGGTCTCATAGCTGTGCTCGTCGCCTGGATGATCGGAATGCCGACGCTCCGCCTGACGGGCGACTACTACGCCATCGCCTCCATCGGCCTGGGGGAGGCCATTCGCCTGATCCTTGAGAACTGGCAGTCCTTCACCAGGGGAGCGCGCGGTTTTCCAGGCATCGACTACTACACCACCCGGGGCGTCGCCGTTGCCTTCTTCACCGTCCTGACCATCCTGACGTTCAACCTCATTAACAGCCGCCTGGGGCGCGAGCTCAAGGCCTCGAGGGACGACCGGCTGGCCGCCTCGCTGATGGGCTTCAACACCGCGGCGTCCCGCATGAAGGCGCTCCTGATCTCCGCGTTCTACTGCGGCGTGTCGGGCGCCCTGCTGGGGGGCTACATGAACTTCATCCAGCCGTCGATGTTCGACATGATGAAATCGACCGAGCTGACGGCGGTCGTGGTTTTCGGGGGGCTGGGCTCCATGAGCGGGACCCTGCTGGGCTCGGCGATTGTCACCTCGGTCATGGAGTATTTCAGGGACATCTCGCAGTACCGCATGCTCATCTACGGCCTGCTGCTGGTCGTCATCATGGTGGTGCGGCCGGAGGGGCTTTTGGGCGACCGGGAGATCTGGAGCTTCCTGCCCGGCGCCGGGTCCGGGAGGAGGGGATAG
- a CDS encoding 4'-phosphopantetheinyl transferase superfamily protein: MAGVGIDLCRISRMLRAVRSRHFVERVFRPEEIVYAEAKGGERARAASYASAFATREAFCKASGVPLTEVTLGKGFCLLREGGVPKIELSPGTEASFLPGRSKRLWVSLTHDGDYAAAVVIIETREPPP, encoded by the coding sequence ATCGCCGGGGTCGGGATCGACCTGTGCCGTATCTCGCGTATGCTTCGAGCCGTGCGGTCACGCCATTTCGTGGAGCGCGTCTTCCGCCCGGAGGAGATTGTCTATGCCGAGGCCAAGGGAGGCGAGCGGGCCCGCGCTGCAAGCTACGCCTCGGCCTTCGCCACACGGGAGGCCTTCTGCAAGGCGTCCGGCGTACCCCTGACGGAGGTGACCCTTGGGAAGGGCTTTTGCCTGCTCCGGGAGGGGGGCGTCCCAAAAATCGAACTCTCCCCAGGGACCGAGGCGTCGTTCCTCCCTGGACGCTCCAAGAGGCTCTGGGTCTCCCTGACGCACGACGGGGACTACGCCGCGGCCGTCGTAATCATCGAGACGAGGGAACCTCCACCCTGA
- a CDS encoding branched-chain amino acid ABC transporter permease, with translation MSTLLQQIINGLSLGSVYALIAVGYSLVYSILLFSNFAHGGFLVVGGYACYYLLTQQGYGIIPASAGAILASGVVAVLTERLAYKPIRERTSMTLYLLIASMGVSIVIENIFVIVVGGRFRALPQDTFPSGVFSLGGGVTVNASDILSLAVAVVFLGALQLFLSRTRWGLAIRAAACDLRTAGLMGVNVTLLIGIVFFVAGLLAAVGGIFLSAKYSLYPQLGNITIKAFIAAVIGGLGSLPGAVLGSLILGLAEMLTAGFVSSQMRDMVVFSMLVVMLLVRPAGFFGKSVGDKI, from the coding sequence CTGTCAACGTTGCTTCAACAGATCATCAACGGGCTTTCCCTGGGGTCGGTCTACGCGCTCATCGCCGTTGGGTATTCGCTGGTGTACTCCATCCTGCTCTTCTCCAACTTCGCGCACGGCGGTTTTCTGGTCGTGGGAGGGTACGCCTGCTATTACCTCCTGACGCAGCAGGGATATGGGATAATCCCGGCGTCGGCGGGGGCGATCCTGGCCTCGGGCGTGGTAGCCGTCCTGACCGAGCGACTGGCCTACAAACCGATCCGCGAGCGCACCTCCATGACGCTCTACCTGCTGATCGCCTCCATGGGCGTCAGCATCGTCATCGAGAACATCTTCGTCATCGTGGTGGGCGGGCGCTTCCGGGCCCTGCCGCAGGACACGTTTCCGTCCGGGGTGTTCAGCCTGGGCGGTGGGGTCACGGTCAACGCCTCCGACATCCTCTCGCTGGCCGTCGCCGTCGTTTTTCTGGGGGCGCTCCAGCTCTTCCTGTCGCGCACGCGCTGGGGCCTGGCCATCCGTGCGGCGGCGTGCGATCTGCGCACGGCCGGCCTGATGGGGGTCAACGTGACGCTCCTGATCGGCATCGTCTTCTTCGTCGCGGGGCTGCTGGCCGCGGTGGGGGGGATCTTCCTCTCCGCGAAGTACTCGCTCTATCCGCAGCTCGGCAACATCACGATCAAGGCGTTCATCGCCGCGGTGATCGGCGGCCTGGGCTCGCTGCCCGGCGCGGTGCTGGGCAGCCTGATCCTGGGCCTTGCGGAGATGCTCACCGCGGGGTTCGTCAGCAGCCAGATGCGGGATATGGTCGTGTTCTCCATGCTGGTGGTCATGCTGCTGGTCCGGCCCGCCGGGTTCTTCGGCAAGAGCGTCGGGGACAAGATCTAG
- a CDS encoding ABC transporter ATP-binding protein → MADVLLEARDLHVSYGAIRALQGFSLTLREKEIVAVIGANGAGKSTFMNALMGLVHLSEGTVTLEGRALSSRSFRVVRSGLSLVPEGRRIFAPLTVEENLRIGAFARRDPKSVREDFDWVLSLFPRLRERLHQYAGTLSGGEQQMLAIARALMARPRVLLLDEPSLGLAPIIIRDIFRELRRINEEGVSILLVEQNARQALLLSHRAYVLQTGCLLKEGPSRDLLEDPDIRAAYLGQGRE, encoded by the coding sequence ATGGCGGACGTATTGCTCGAGGCACGGGACCTTCATGTCAGCTACGGGGCAATCCGGGCGCTGCAGGGGTTCTCCCTGACCCTTCGGGAAAAGGAGATCGTCGCCGTCATCGGCGCCAACGGCGCGGGTAAGTCCACCTTCATGAACGCGCTCATGGGGCTGGTCCACCTCTCCGAGGGCACGGTGACCCTGGAGGGACGGGCCCTGTCCTCCAGGAGCTTCAGGGTCGTCCGCAGCGGGCTCTCCCTGGTCCCCGAGGGGCGGAGGATCTTCGCGCCCCTGACGGTGGAGGAGAACCTTCGGATCGGCGCGTTCGCCCGGAGGGACCCCAAGTCCGTCCGGGAGGACTTCGATTGGGTGCTCTCCCTGTTTCCGCGCCTGAGGGAACGGCTGCACCAGTACGCGGGCACCCTGTCGGGCGGGGAACAACAGATGCTGGCGATCGCCCGGGCGCTGATGGCCCGCCCCCGCGTGCTGCTGCTGGACGAGCCCTCCCTGGGGCTCGCGCCAATCATCATCCGGGACATCTTCAGGGAGCTGCGCCGGATCAATGAGGAGGGCGTCAGCATCCTGCTCGTCGAGCAGAACGCCCGGCAGGCCCTGCTGCTGTCACACCGGGCCTATGTCCTCCAGACGGGATGCCTTCTGAAGGAGGGGCCGTCCCGCGACCTGCTGGAGGACCCCGACATCAGGGCCGCCTACCTGGGCCAAGGACGAGAGTAA